GGTTCGCCTCCTCGGCGAGGTCGGCGATGTCGTTGACGAAGTCGATCGCCTCGCGGAACGACGCCAGCCCGTAGGTCTTGCTGATGGCTTCGCCGTCGTACTCCCAGCCGGGGAGGTCGGAGAGGGCATCGTCGATCTGTGCGTCGCTCAGTGGCTCCATGGTCCGCATCGAAGCAGACCGCCACCTCCACGTCACCATCGCGCACCGATCGCCGGGCGTGGCTGGGTGAGCGGGCGCTGCAGCCGCCTCGTGCGACCGGCCCCGCACTGTCTGCTCGCCTGGCTGACAGTCCCGCGGACGCGACTGGCTGCTTGAGTGGTGGGCGTGGCCCGCCCGCTCAAGGAGCCTGGACCGGTGGACATCGACGAGGCGCTCGCGTTCGTCCGGGAACACCACCGAGCGGTCATGCACACCTACCGACGAGACGGCTCTCCGCAGCTCTCACCGGTCGTGGTCGGCGTCGACGGGGACGGGCGAGCGATCGTCTCGACACGCGAGACGGCCGTGAAGGAAACGAACCTGGAGCGCGACCCGCGGGTGTCGCTGTGCGTCTTCACCGAGCGGTTCTACGGGCCGTGGGTCCGCATCGACGGGACCACCGACATCGTTCGGTTGCCGGATGCGCTCGAGCTGCTGGTCGACTACTACCGCCGCGTCCGCGGTGAGCACGACGACTGGGACGAGTACCGCCAAGCCATGCGCGAGCAGCGGCGGGTCCTGCTGCGCATCACGATCGAGGCTGCCGGCCCGGAGGTCGCTGGCTGAGCGAGTCGGATCCCAACGGCGACGGAACGGATCGGCGTGACGGTGTACGTGGACGACGTGCGCGACTACGGGACGCGCGTCGGGGCGCGGCTGCGTCGCGTGGGCACCGAGTGGTGTCACCTGACGGCTGACAGCCGTCAGGAGCTGCACGCCTTCGCGCAACAGCTCGGCGTGCGTCGCAGCTGGTTCCAGGACGACCCGGTCACGTGGCACTACGACCTGACACCGCAGCAGCGGACGCGAGCGGTGCGCCTGGGGGCCAGCGAGCTGAGCCGGCGGGAGATGGGGCGGCTGATCGCCGAACGCCGCGCAGAGGTGGCCGAGACCGGCCGGGGATGATCGCGACACCGCCTGTGCGCTGCCCGTTCAGCACTCGTCTAGCAGGTCGGTCGTGAGAAGCACCCGTCCCAGCGCGATCCACGCGCCTCCGTAGTAGCTGGGCTGGTCGCCTTGCACCGCCTCGGCGCGTTCGAGCAGCCACGCAGCGCCGTCCCGCTCACCGGCGCCGGATGCGGCCCCTGCGGCGGCCACGAACGCGACCGGATGCCTGCCTTCGGCGGCCGGGGTCCCGTCGAGCCGGTACTCGGGCGCGAGGCGGTCACCGACCTGATCACGCAGGAACGGCCACATCCGCCCCGCCAGGAGACGCCCGCGCTGCTCGCAGTCGGCGCCGAGGCGGATCGGCACCCGGACCGCTTCGAAGCCGTAGACGGGGTCGGCCTGGGGATCGTCGGGCGGCCCTGACGGTCGCAGCTGGACGGACGCGTCGAGCCGCGACCAGTTCGCCGGCAGTGACGGCCGCTGATCGCCGGTGGCCTGATCCACCAACCGGTAGGTCGAGCTGCGCATGCCCTCCCACACGGGGTCGCCGACCGCAGCTGCCAACGTCGCGAACCCGCGCGGGTCGAGGTAGCTCACGTTCATCCACCACGGTGGCGCGCCGGTCGCCCACGGTCCGGGCACCAGGACGGTCGCCCCTGCGACCGAGACCGTCTCGTGCGCCACGATGGCCTCGGCCAGACGGCGGGCGTCGTCGCGGTACCGCGACTCGCCGAAGCGGTCAGCGGCGAGGACCAACGCGCGAGCTGCGTCCAGGTCGGCGTCGCTGGCGGGGTCCTCGCCGACGACCGCCCCGCCGTCCCAGCGGAACGACAGCAGCCCGTCGTCGCGCTGCAGGTTCGCGCGGGTCCAGTCCCAGACCGACGCGAAGCGGTCGGCGTCGTCGAGCGCGACCGCCAGGAGCATCGCGTAGGCCTGGCCCTCGCTGACGGTGTCGCCGCCCTGGTCGTGGCGCACCACCCGCCCGTCGTCGGTGACGTAGTCGGTGAAGAAGCGGCGGGCGGCCTCCTCCGCGAGCCGCCGGGCCTCTGCGGGCTCCAACGGTTGGGCTGACTCGAGCCCGTCCGGGGCCATCCGCACCACCACGATCGCGACGCCGACGACGACGACCAGCACAGCAGCGGCCGCCGTCGCGATGCGTGCCCGGCTCATCGTGCCTCGCCGACGACCGCCTCACCGGAGACGAAGTCAGCGGGGACGGTCGTCTCGAGCGCCGGCCGCGGCGGTCGCAACGCCGCGAGAACGCCACGGGTCAGGACGGCCAGGTGCAGGGCAGCGAACGCGACGTTGTTGAACGTCGCGGGGCTGCGATCCACGATGAGGCCGTACACCGACGCGCCGGTGAGGACAGCGATCAGCGCCAGTGCAGGCCACACGGCTCGAGGATGTGGGCCGGCCTCCCCCTCCTTGGGTGTCACGGTGAACCCCGACGGGCGCCTCAGGAGGTTGGCCAGCAACGCACGCACGTGGACCGAGAAGTTGGCGACCATCAGCGAGAACGCGCCGAAGGTGTACACGCCGGCACCGGCCGCGCCGACCGCCAAGCGCGATCCCGAAGTAGGGAGCGAAGTGCAGGATGAAGAGGTCCGCTGACGCGCCACCGATCGGCTGCGCGCCCGTCATGATGCGGATCACGGGGAACAGCATGTACAGCAGGAACGTCCATCCGGTGAAGAAGAACATCGACGACAGCACGTACTGCAGCTTCAACCGCCACGGCAGCTTGGCCCGGAGCGCGACGGTGAAAGCCGCCAGACATCCGCGCGCCCACCGATCCTGCTGACCGACGTAGGCGGCCATGTCCTCGGGGCCCAGCCCGTTGGCGAGGACCTCGGGGACGTACGCGCTGTTCCAGCCACGCTCGTGCAACCGTATCGACAGCTCGAAGTCCTCGGTGACGGACTCCTCCGGGAAGCCGCCGACGTGGTCGAGAGCGGCGCGGCGGTACAGCACGTTGGTCCCGCAGCAGAACATCGCGCCCATCCCATCCTTGCCGCGGGCGATGGCGCCGAAGAACAGGGCCTGCTGACCCCACGCCGCCGCCGCGACCCCCCCGCGTGCCGCGTTGGCGTAGTACTGCGGGGTCTGGACGAACCCCAGATGCGGGTCGGCGAAGTGGCCCAGGGTCCGTTCGAGGAAGCGGGGCGAGGGGACGTGGTCACAGTCGAGGACCAGGACGTACGGCGCCGAGGTCAGCGGCAGGGCGTGGTTGATGTTCCCGGCCTTCGCGCCGGTCGACTCCTCCCGGGCGATGTAGCGCACACCGTGTCGCTCGGCGACGGCGCGCACCTCGTCGCGGACGCCGTCATCCAACAACGCCACACGCACCTCGGCGCCACGCAGACGGGCTGCGGCGGCGACGGTCGGTTCGACCACCTGCACCGGCTCGTCGTAGACGGGGATGAACACGTCCACAGGGGGCTTGCCAGGTGACCTCTTGCCATCGCGGACACGTTCGTGCGCGACCGTCCACCAGAAACCGGCCGCCTGGAGCAGGTTGAACAACTCCGCCGCCATCGGCAGGGCGTACAACACCGGGTGGCCGACGCGCGCCGGCTGCAGGAGCCAACCGAAGTACCACAGCGCCGCCACGCTGTGCGCCATCCCGATCAGCCGCATCCGGTGCGCGACACCGGGACCTCGAGGGTCCCAGGTCGGCTCTCGCAGGCGCAGGTCACCGGACCGGGCAACCGCCGCGATCGGCTCGAGGCTCACCGGAACTCCCACATCTCGACGCGCTCCTGCTCCTCGTGGTCCACCAACCGGCCTTCGCGGTCGAGCTTGACCAGTGCCGTTCCGACCCGCGCGGCGGTGGCGGGCACGTCGAGGAAGCTGGCCAGCACGTGGACGCTGCGATCGCCGTTCAACTCCGGCAGGTTGTCGACGTTCATCGGTTCGGCGTCGAGGTCAGGTGCGTAGAAGGCGACGAGGTGCTCGAGGTAATCGGGGGCGTAGATCACGACGTCCTCCGGCGCCGCTTCCGCGCGCAGGTCCTGCAGCGCCCCGCGGAAGTCGAACAGCCGCGGGTTGGCGCTGTTGAGCTGCTGGTCGGCGAGCCCAGTCAGCATCGTGGCGACCACCACAGTGGTGACGACGGTGATGACCCGCCGATGGTCGGAGATGCTGGTCACCACCCGAGCCCCGAGGGCGAGCAGCGGCGGCACCGCACTGGAGAAGTAACGCACCTCGAACAGCGACTCCCCACCGGCGGTGGGCGCGGACACGAAGTAGCTGGCCACCAGCAGCCCGAGCATCGGCCCCAGCGCGGCCGCCAGGAGCAGCAGGGTCGGGGGACGCCACGGGCCTCGACCGAGCAGGAACAAGGCGAAGAGCATCCCCAACGGCCACAGCGCACCCAGCAGCTTGACGACCTGGTCGGAGTGGTAGCCGAGGAACGTCCAGATCAGGTTCACCACGATGCCGTAGACGGACGGTCCTCCCTCGGCACCGGCCACATCGGTCAGCCCCGCACCTGCCGTTCCGGGCGCGGCCTCGACGTCCCCCCGCCCGGTGATGAACGAGCGGACCTGGTCCTCAACGATCGGGAGCAGCGGAAGCAGCGATGCCACGATCACGGCGAGAGAACCCAGCCAGGCGCCCAGCAGCCGGGCGGTGGGTTGGCCCCGGCGGCGTCGGCGCACCGCCACCACCAGGAACGCCAGCTGCTGCACAGCGACCTGGAGGCCGGCGACGTAGTGCGTCCAAAGCAGGCCGATGGTCGCCGCGGTGTACAGCACCCACGTCCACCAGCGAACGCGACGGATCGCCCCGTACTGCGCCACGACCGCCGTGGCGCTCAGCAGCATCACCAGCGCGTACATCCGCGCCTCCTGCGAGTACCACACCACGACCGGGGCGAACGCACCGAACGCTGCCGCGACCACCCCGGTCCGGCGCGTGTACAGGTCACGGCCGAGGAGGTACAGCATGGGAACCAGGAGCGTGCCGAACACGATCGACGGGAGCCGCACGGTCCACTCACTTGCACCCAGCAGTTGCACGGTCGCCCACACGGTCACGTGGTGCAGCGGCGGGTGCACGTCGCCGTAGCGGATGTCGACGATCATCTGCCCGAACGGCATCTGCGCCTGCTGAGCGGTGATGGCTTCGTCGACCCACAGACCACGGATGATCAGCAGGCGGAGTCCCAGCGCCAGTAGCGTCAGCCCCGCCACGATCGCGACGCCAGCGTCGACCGACACGCGGCGGCGCAGCCAAGCGCCGGCGCCGATCAGGGGCCCGCGCGTCAGCGTCGCCACGGCGCCGGCCTGAGCTCGAGTCGGGAGATCTCGGTTGAGAGCGTCTCGCCGCCGCTGAGCACCAGGTGCAACAGACGCACCGCCTCACGTGCACGGTCGATGTGGGCACGGACGTTGTCGCGGTCGGCAGGTTCGTGCGTGAGCACCTGCGCCACGGCGGTCCGCCTCCCCGGCGGGAGCCTCCGTGCGGACCACCGGTTGGCCGAGGCCGTTGGCGACCGCGGCGTGGCGGTCGCTGTCGACCAAGGCGAGGACCGGGACCCCTGCGGCGGCCGCGGCGATCGTGGCCCTGGGCCGCAGCGAGATCAGCGCGTGGGCGTCGCGGTAGGTGTCGCCGGCGGCGCGGAGTCCGGAGGGTGCAGGCAGGACCTCGGCACGGCCGTCGAGCCGCTCGGCGATGGCCTCCGCCAGCGGCCGATCGTCGAACCGGCCCGGTCCGGTCCCCCACGGCTGCAGCGCCACCGGCCGGTCAGCAGCGACCGAGAGCGCTCGCCAGGCGAACATCGAGGTCGGGACCGGCGACACGCTCGTCCACAGCCACGACCAACGTGTCGCCACGGCGATCGCGCGGCGAGACGCGGTCCATCAGGAACCAAGCCGGGTCCGTCCCGACCCGGAACGGAGGGGTGGCGCCGGCGGTCGCCACGATGTACGCCGAGGTCTCGTCGTTGACGATCAGCAGCTCGGTGACGCGGACGAGGGTGCGTGCGGCGAGCCGTTCCAGACGGTGTTCGATGGCGGAGACCCGGGTACCGACGATGGCGAGGTGCGTGCGGCGACCGCGGGCGGCCATCGCCAGCAACGCCGCACGGTGGATGCGGCCCAACCAGGCGTAGGGCGGGGTGCCCGCGAAGACGTGATCCCCGGTGAAGATCGCCGCATCCGCGTCACGGAGCGCCCGGTCGATCGCGCGCCGGTCGGATGAGACGACGAAAGCCGGGTCGTGGTCGCAGCGCACGCGGCTGCGACGGTACGCGGTGACCAACAGCCGCCAGCCAGGCAGGGCAGCGGCGAACGCGTCGATCAGCATGTCGTCCTCGACGTCGCCGGTGCCGAACGCCCCGACCAGGAGCGCCGTGCGAGTCGCAGTCACCGGGTCCGCCTCTCCAGACGGGGGCTGCCCGGTTGCACGCGCTGCGCCGCCCATGCCAGCATCGCCGACCCGAGCATCCGCCGGGCGTCCGCCGCCACGTCCACGCGCGAGCCGCTGCGGTCGATCCAGATGCTGGGGACCTCGACGATCTTGAAACCCAGCCCACGCGCCACGTGCAGGAACTCGACGTCGAACTCGAACCCGCGCATGGACAGCAACGGCAGGACGCGCTCGACGACCTCGTGGCGGAACACCTTGGCTCCACACTGGGTGTCGGTGTAGGGCAGGCGGAACACCACCCGGATGAACGCGGCGAAGGCGGCGCTGGCGATCGTCCGCTTGAGCGAACGGCGCCCGGGGACGACCGATGCCGGGTGCCAGCGCGAGCAGATCGCGCCGTCGGCGTCACGTGCGGCCGCGTCGAGGAGACGCAGGAACTCCTCGGGGGGGGTCGCGGCGTCGGCGTCCACGAAGCCCACGAACGCACCGTCGCAGTAGCGGAACCCCTCCCGGATGACACCACCTTTCCCCATCTTCGGCAGGTCGAGCAGCACGACACGTGCGTCCCGGTCGCGGTGACGGGCCACGGCGTCGGCCGTCGCATCGGTGCAGCCGTCGAGCGCCACGAGGAAGCGGAAGTCAGCGTGGTCGAGCCTGCTCCGGTACTGCTCGAGCGTCCCGTCGATGCGCTCCTCCTCGTTGTACGCCGGGATCACGATGTCGACGCGCATGGTCACCTCCCTCCATGCAGAGAGGCACGACGATCCACCGCTGCGAGTATGGGCGGACGGCCAGGAGGCGGTCGCGGCCGGCTGGGACCGTTCGGACGGCCGCGACGCCCCGCATCAGCGCCCGCCGAGCACTCGTGCGGCAGCGCGGCGCCCCTGCCGCACGCACGCGGCGATGCCCACCCCCTCGTACGCGGCACCCGCCAGCTCCACACCCGGCAGCTGCCGTGTCGCGGCCCGCACCCCCGCCACGCGCTCGCCGTGGCCGATCACGTACTGCGGCAGGCCCAACCCCCAACGTGTCACCCGCCAGGCGACCGGCGAGGCCGCCGATCCCGCCAGGTCGCGCAGCTCGCGGTGCACCGCCAACACGAGCGTGTCGTCGTCGAGCTGCAGTGCCGCGTCCTCGCCGTGCCGCCCAACCGACGCGCGGATCACGGTGCGGCCGTCGTCGACGCGTCCCGCCCACTTCTGGCTGACCCAGGTGGCGGCCTTGATCAGCCCTCCCTCGACCCGGGGGACGAGCACACCGCTGCCCGCCAGCTGAGCGACCCCGGGCGGGTACACCAGCGTGATGGTGGCCACGGAGGCGTAGGGGATGGCGTCCAGCTCGGCGGCCGCGTCCGGTGCGGCGTTCCGGAGCAGCGCAGCCGCGGCCGGGGCGGGCACCGCGACGATCACCGCGTCGGCGTGATCCCAGCCGCCGGGCCGCTCGAGGACGTACCCGTCACCGGACGGTTCCAGGCGCCGCACGACGCACTCGAGGCGCACATCGAGCCCGGGTGCTGCGGCCAGCGCCTCGACCAGCCGGCGCAACCCGCCCGCCACGCTGAGGAACGTCGGGCCGCCGGAGGCTTCCCGAGCCCGGCCCAGCGCTCGCATCAGGCTCCGCGCGGTTCGCGCAGCCTCCGCCAGGTCCGGGGTGGCTGCTGCGAGCTCGAGCTGGTCGACGTCGCCGGCGTACACGCCCGCGATGAACGGCTCGACGAGACGCTCGAGCACCTCGCGACCGAACCGGTACCTGATCAGCGCACCGATCGAGCGTTCCTCCACGTCGCGTTGGCGCGGCAGGATCAGGTCCAGCGCCGCCCGGGCCGCGCCGCCGCGGCTGATCAGCGACGAGCGAGCCAGCGGCAGGAGCCGTGTGGGGACGCCCAGGACGAGCCCAGCGGGCAGAGGGTGCACCCGGCCGCCAAACCGGATCCACACCTTCCGCGTGTCGGGAGTGACGAGCTCGCCCCCCAACCCGACCTCGCGTACGAGTTCCACCGGCTCGGCGTGTCCCACGAACGCGTCGGCGCCGAGTTCGACCGTCACGCCGTCGATGTGCTCGGTGTGCAGCTTCCCACCCAGCCGCGGTCCCGCCTCCAGCAGGGTGACCTTGGGGGGGTTGGGAGCGGTGCACAACGTCCACGCCGCCGTCAGGCCCGTGATGCCGCCTCCGATCACGGCGACGCGGTGATCAGCGGGCACGGCCACCTCGTCCGAGGTCGGCGAGCGAGCCGACCCCGCCTCCGCTTCCGACCGCGTCGGCGTCCGCCGTCGGGCGCACCATGCCCTCGTTGTGGACGAGGTCGGCGACCCGTCCCAGCGTTGCGGGGTCGGTGTCGGGGAGCACTCCGTGACCCAGGTTGAAGATGTGGCGGGGAGAGCCGCCGGCACGGCGCAGCACGTCGCGGGTGCGGGGCTCCACGACGTGCCACGGCGCAAGGCACACGGCCGGGTCGAGGTTGCCCTGGACGCCGACCGTGCGGCCGGCCAGGCGAGCCCGGGCGGCGTCGAGGGGGACCCGCCAGTCGACGCCGACGACGTCGGCGCCTGCCTCGGCGAGGAGCACCAGGAGCTCGCCGGTTGCGACCCCGAAGTGGATGCGGGGCACGGCCAGGTCGGACAGGCCTTCCAGGACACGGCGGGTGACGGGCAGGACCGATTCCGCGTAGTCGTGCGGGGTCAGTGCCCCGGCCCAGGAGTCGAACAGCTGGATCGCCTGGGCTCCCGCCGCGACCTGCGCCCGCAACGACGCCAAGCTGATGTCCGCGAGCCGTGCGACCAGCGCGTGCCAGGTTGCCGGGTCGCCGAGCATCAGTGCCTTGGTGGTCGCGTGGTTCTTCGAAGGGCCGCCTTCGATCAGGTAGCTGGCCAGGGTGAACGGGGCGCCGGCGAAACCGATCAGCGGCACGTCCAGCTCGGAGGCCAGCGTCCGGACGGTCTCGAGCACGTAGGCGATGTCCTCCTCGGGTTCCAGGGGCCGCAGCCGGTCGAGGTCCGCTGGGCGGCGGAACGGCTCTCGGATCACCGGGCCGACCCCCTCACGGAGCTCGATGCCCACACCGATGGCCTGCAGTGGCGTGATGATGTCGGAGAAGAGGATGGCGGCATCCACGTCGTAGCGGCGCACCGGCTGCAGGGTGACCTCGACCGCGAGTTCCGGCGTGGCGATCACCTCGTGCATCGCATGGCGTTCGCGGATGCGGCGGTACTCGGGGAGCGAGCGGCCCGCCTGACGCATGAACCACACCGGGACCCGGTCGTGGTGCTCGCCGCGGCAGGCAGCGAGGAACGGATCGACGGCCACGTTGGCTCCGCGGGCTGGTTGCGACGCCTACCGTGCCCGACAGCTGGTGGTGCGGCAACTGCCTCGACCCACGGCCGCGCACGTCCGGAAGCCCACCGGCCACGGTTGAGGGCCACGCCGCCACGCCGTTGGATGGACGTGGGGACACGATGGAGGGTGCAGCGGTGATCACGACGATCAACCCAGCGACCGGCGAACAACTCGAGACGTACCAGACCCACGATGACGACGCGGTCGCCTGGAAGCTGGCCCGCGCCTGGACGTTCTGGATCGAGGAGTGGCGGCCCACCACCGTCGACGACCGTGTGAAGGTCCTCGCCCGGGCCGCCGACCGGCTGGACGAGCGCCGCGATCAGTACGCCGAGCTCATCACCCGTGAGATGGGCAAGCCGATCGCCCAGTCCCGTGCCGAGATCGACAAGTGCGTGTGGCTGTGCCGCCATTACGTGGACGCGGCGGGCGGCTACCTGGCGCCCCGGACCGTCCACACCGACGCGCACAGCTCGTACGTGCGGTACGACCCGATCGGGCCGGTCCTGGCGATCATGCCGTGGAACTTCCCCTTCTGGCAGGTGTTCCGCTTCGCCGTGCCGAGCCTCGCCGCTGGGAACGTGGCCCTGCTCAGCCACTCGCGGAACACCACCGGATGTGCGCTGGCGATCGAGGAGATCTTCCACCATTCGGGGCTGTCCGACGGGGGCTTCGAGGCGCTGCTGGTCGACCACGACGAGCTCGCCGAGATGATGGGCGACGTCCGCATCCGCGGGGTGACCCTCACCGGCAGCGACCGGGCGGGGCGCGCCGTCGCCTCGACCGCCGGACAGCACCTGCGCAAGACCGTGCTGGAGCTCGGCGGGTCGGATCCGTTCATCGTCCTCGCCGACGCCGACCTCGACCAGACCGCCCGCTCCGCGGCGAAGGCTCGCCTGCAGAACTCGGGACAGAGCTGCATCGCCGCGAAGCG
This Actinomycetota bacterium DNA region includes the following protein-coding sequences:
- a CDS encoding PPOX class F420-dependent oxidoreductase — its product is MDIDEALAFVREHHRAVMHTYRRDGSPQLSPVVVGVDGDGRAIVSTRETAVKETNLERDPRVSLCVFTERFYGPWVRIDGTTDIVRLPDALELLVDYYRRVRGEHDDWDEYRQAMREQRRVLLRITIEAAGPEVAG
- a CDS encoding DUF4031 domain-containing protein gives rise to the protein MTVYVDDVRDYGTRVGARLRRVGTEWCHLTADSRQELHAFAQQLGVRRSWFQDDPVTWHYDLTPQQRTRAVRLGASELSRREMGRLIAERRAEVAETGRG
- a CDS encoding glycosyl hydrolase family 8; this translates as MSRARIATAAAAVLVVVVGVAIVVVRMAPDGLESAQPLEPAEARRLAEEAARRFFTDYVTDDGRVVRHDQGGDTVSEGQAYAMLLAVALDDADRFASVWDWTRANLQRDDGLLSFRWDGGAVVGEDPASDADLDAARALVLAADRFGESRYRDDARRLAEAIVAHETVSVAGATVLVPGPWATGAPPWWMNVSYLDPRGFATLAAAVGDPVWEGMRSSTYRLVDQATGDQRPSLPANWSRLDASVQLRPSGPPDDPQADPVYGFEAVRVPIRLGADCEQRGRLLAGRMWPFLRDQVGDRLAPEYRLDGTPAAEGRHPVAFVAAAGAASGAGERDGAAWLLERAEAVQGDQPSYYGGAWIALGRVLLTTDLLDEC
- a CDS encoding glycosyltransferase; its protein translation is MSLEPIAAVARSGDLRLREPTWDPRGPGVAHRMRLIGMAHSVAALWYFGWLLQPARVGHPVLYALPMAAELFNLLQAAGFWWTVAHERVRDGKRSPGKPPVDVFIPVYDEPVQVVEPTVAAAARLRGAEVRVALLDDGVRDEVRAVAERHGVRYIAREESTGAKAGNINHALPLTSAPYVLVLDCDHVPSPRFLERTLGHFADPHLGFVQTPQYYANAARGGVAAAAWGQQALFFGAIARGKDGMGAMFCCGTNVLYRRAALDHVGGFPEESVTEDFELSIRLHERGWNSAYVPEVLANGLGPEDMAAYVGQQDRWARGCLAAFTVALRAKLPWRLKLQYVLSSMFFFTGWTFLLYMLFPVIRIMTGAQPIGGASADLFILHFAPYFGIALGGRRGRCRRVHLRRVLADGRQLLGPRACVAGQPPEAPVGVHRDTQGGGGRPTSSSRVACTGADRCPHRRVGVRPHRGSQPRDVQQRRVRCPAPGRPDPWRSRGVATAAAGARDDRPR
- a CDS encoding glycosyltransferase family 39 protein produces the protein MATLTRGPLIGAGAWLRRRVSVDAGVAIVAGLTLLALGLRLLIIRGLWVDEAITAQQAQMPFGQMIVDIRYGDVHPPLHHVTVWATVQLLGASEWTVRLPSIVFGTLLVPMLYLLGRDLYTRRTGVVAAAFGAFAPVVVWYSQEARMYALVMLLSATAVVAQYGAIRRVRWWTWVLYTAATIGLLWTHYVAGLQVAVQQLAFLVVAVRRRRRGQPTARLLGAWLGSLAVIVASLLPLLPIVEDQVRSFITGRGDVEAAPGTAGAGLTDVAGAEGGPSVYGIVVNLIWTFLGYHSDQVVKLLGALWPLGMLFALFLLGRGPWRPPTLLLLAAALGPMLGLLVASYFVSAPTAGGESLFEVRYFSSAVPPLLALGARVVTSISDHRRVITVVTTVVVATMLTGLADQQLNSANPRLFDFRGALQDLRAEAAPEDVVIYAPDYLEHLVAFYAPDLDAEPMNVDNLPELNGDRSVHVLASFLDVPATAARVGTALVKLDREGRLVDHEEQERVEMWEFR
- a CDS encoding glycosyltransferase, whose protein sequence is MRVDIVIPAYNEEERIDGTLEQYRSRLDHADFRFLVALDGCTDATADAVARHRDRDARVVLLDLPKMGKGGVIREGFRYCDGAFVGFVDADAATPPEEFLRLLDAAARDADGAICSRWHPASVVPGRRSLKRTIASAAFAAFIRVVFRLPYTDTQCGAKVFRHEVVERVLPLLSMRGFEFDVEFLHVARGLGFKIVEVPSIWIDRSGSRVDVAADARRMLGSAMLAWAAQRVQPGSPRLERRTR
- the hemG gene encoding protoporphyrinogen oxidase, with the translated sequence MPADHRVAVIGGGITGLTAAWTLCTAPNPPKVTLLEAGPRLGGKLHTEHIDGVTVELGADAFVGHAEPVELVREVGLGGELVTPDTRKVWIRFGGRVHPLPAGLVLGVPTRLLPLARSSLISRGGAARAALDLILPRQRDVEERSIGALIRYRFGREVLERLVEPFIAGVYAGDVDQLELAAATPDLAEAARTARSLMRALGRAREASGGPTFLSVAGGLRRLVEALAAAPGLDVRLECVVRRLEPSGDGYVLERPGGWDHADAVIVAVPAPAAAALLRNAAPDAAAELDAIPYASVATITLVYPPGVAQLAGSGVLVPRVEGGLIKAATWVSQKWAGRVDDGRTVIRASVGRHGEDAALQLDDDTLVLAVHRELRDLAGSAASPVAWRVTRWGLGLPQYVIGHGERVAGVRAATRQLPGVELAGAAYEGVGIAACVRQGRRAAARVLGGR
- the hemE gene encoding uroporphyrinogen decarboxylase, which gives rise to MAVDPFLAACRGEHHDRVPVWFMRQAGRSLPEYRRIRERHAMHEVIATPELAVEVTLQPVRRYDVDAAILFSDIITPLQAIGVGIELREGVGPVIREPFRRPADLDRLRPLEPEEDIAYVLETVRTLASELDVPLIGFAGAPFTLASYLIEGGPSKNHATTKALMLGDPATWHALVARLADISLASLRAQVAAGAQAIQLFDSWAGALTPHDYAESVLPVTRRVLEGLSDLAVPRIHFGVATGELLVLLAEAGADVVGVDWRVPLDAARARLAGRTVGVQGNLDPAVCLAPWHVVEPRTRDVLRRAGGSPRHIFNLGHGVLPDTDPATLGRVADLVHNEGMVRPTADADAVGSGGGVGSLADLGRGGRAR
- a CDS encoding NAD-dependent succinate-semialdehyde dehydrogenase, which codes for MTTINPATGEQLETYQTHDDDAVAWKLARAWTFWIEEWRPTTVDDRVKVLARAADRLDERRDQYAELITREMGKPIAQSRAEIDKCVWLCRHYVDAAGGYLAPRTVHTDAHSSYVRYDPIGPVLAIMPWNFPFWQVFRFAVPSLAAGNVALLSHSRNTTGCALAIEEIFHHSGLSDGGFEALLVDHDELAEMMGDVRIRGVTLTGSDRAGRAVASTAGQHLRKTVLELGGSDPFIVLADADLDQTARSAAKARLQNSGQSCIAAKRFIVLRDVYEDFLERFRAEVEAMAVGDPMDEGTDVGPLARDDLRDTLHDQVQRTLAHHDGGSLLIGGEPLDRPGFFYQPTIIRDSNAEAPACTEETFGPLAAVMDAEHEEAAVALANSSRYGLGASIWTRDVDRGERLAAHIESGVVFVNDVVSSDPRLPFGGMKDSGYGRELGWLGAQEFCNVKTVWVNPHGGTPEAAPVE